In the Hylaeus volcanicus isolate JK05 chromosome 1, UHH_iyHylVolc1.0_haploid, whole genome shotgun sequence genome, one interval contains:
- the LOC128883348 gene encoding peroxisomal ATPase PEX6 has translation MSSLYFYTNFIRELTKMLINYNRKYILFYMFLYYALYELKALIATTYKWKIVPNNVLTKLIKQSYIMKKYYVDCNSCLLINMKYLELSAPTWYYVCSKASLRKYKILLIPLNNIDGNEIFVSEIVRHNIENALQCTIDTCFLLPIKHNFVSFATEVKISMISNPYESTNDVVSTVLENYFSKPRFLRRNDLFGINVKEHISDQAYLHSNPSLSVIYFKVNSIKVVDNKNCTNNNCSYILRGETTLIQEPNVHSYLPRKHSYLEETTEMLIEPYPPNFKEPLEHLEHCILPFINCDIRLPIKPIFLVRGPQGSNKCKLIQTVSEKLGLNFLCTDFAEVQALTSAQTEAKLRIVLHNAKQSVPCILYLNNIEVFGKNSEGQKDERIISTFSTEVSALYDKCVKYPVIIVATTSESDISAELSRMFIETIYVDHLDQNKRADLISWLLAKRNLCHKVNLSKISGMCSDFRSSDLRALIFNAVKFHCKRSDSKDLESLTLSQEDFDQAYEYMQSIYTDCKGVPRVPKVHWEDIGGLADLKHEIMRRIQLPLLNALGFGQSGLLLYGPPGTGKTLLAKAVATEYQLHFLSIKGPEMLNMYVGQSEKNVRQVFERARAAAPCIIFFDELDSLAPNRGRSGDSGGVMDRVVSQLLAEMDGLDSSSNIFIIGATNRPDLIDRALLRPGRFDKLLYVGIHSNRDSQLKVLEALTRKFKLRENGKELSKLVHELPDHTTGADLYSVCSNAWLNAARRVLSEYDQSTFDKIESNDSVTVDLEDFLKAARELIPSVSEDEAERYRRMQTELFSIS, from the exons atgagttctttatatttttatacgaattttatacgagaattaacgaaaatgttaataaattataatcgcAAATACATACtcttttatatgtttttatattatgcACTTTATGAGTTAAAAGCATTAATTGCTACAACTTATAAGTGGAAAATTGTACCCAACAATGTCTtgacgaaattaataaaacaatcttatatcatgaaaaaatattatgtcgACTGTAATTCTTGTTTGttgataaatatgaaatatttagaattgtCTGCACCGACTTGGTACTATGTATGTTCTAAAGCATCCTTGAGAAAGTACAAAATATTACTCATACCTTTAAACAATATCGAcggaaacgaaatatttgtatctgAAATCGTTAGACATAACATAGAAAATGCATTACAGTGCACCATTGACACTTGTTTCTTAT taccaataaaacataattttgttagttttgCTACAGAggtgaaaatttctatgatATCAAATCCATATGAAAGTACAAACGATGTAGTAAGTACTGTGttagaaaattacttttccaaACCTCGATTTTTAAGgagaaatgatttatttggTATCAATGTAAAAGAGCACATATCGGATCAAGCGTATTTACATAGCAACCCTTCCTTGTCtgtgatatattttaaagttaattctattaaagttgttgataataaaaattgtacaaataataattgctcGTACATTTTACGTGGAGAAACAACACTTATTCAAGAGCCAAATGTCCATAGTTACTTACCTCGAAAACATTCTTACCTTGAAGAAACCACAGAGATGTTAATAGAACCGTATCCACCAAATTTTAAAGAGCCTTTGGAACATTTAGAACACTGTATTTTGCCATTCATAAACTGTG ATATTCGATTACCCATAAAGCCAATATTTCTTGTTAGGGGACCACAGGGTTCTAACAAATGCAAGTTAATTCAAACCGTATCTGAAAAATTGggtttgaattttctttgtacaGACTTTGCAGAAGTTCAAGCGTTAACATCCGCTCAAACGGAGGCTAAGCTACGTATCGTGTTACATAACGCTAAGCAATCTGTGCcatgtatactttatttaaacaatatagaGGTATTTGGGAAAAATTCTGAGGGCCAAAAGGATGAAAGAATTATATCAACGTTTTCAACCGAAGTATCCGCGCTATACGATAAATGTGTAAAGTATCCTGTTATTATAGTAGCTACTACAAGTGAATCCGATATATCAGCAGAACTGAGCAGAATGTtcattgaaacaatttatgtGGACCACCTAGATCAAAATAAAAGGGCAGATTTAATTTCATGGCTActtgcaaaaagaaatttgtgtcACAAAGTGAATTTATCAAAGATATCTGGAATGTGTTCGGACTTTAGATCTTCGGATCTTAGAGCCCTGATATTTAACGctgtaaaatttcattgcaaaaGGAGCGATAGTAAAGATTTGGAATCGTTAACGCTATCGCAAGAAGATTTTGATCAGGCTTATG AGTATATGCAATCTATATACACCGACTGCAAGGGAGTACCACGCGTACCAAAAGTTCATTGGGAAGACATAGGTGGTTTAGCGGatttaaaacatgaaattatgCGTCGAATTCAGCTCCCACTGTTGAATGCTCTTGGATTCGGTCAGTCTGGACTGCTTTTGTACGGGCCCCCTGGAACTGGGAAGACGCTTCTCGCTAAGGCCGTTGCGACGGAGTATCAACTTCATTTCTTATCGATTAAAGGTCCCGAGATGTTGAACATGTACGTCGGTCAAAGCGAGAAAAATGTTAGACAAG TATTCGAGCGAGCAAGAGCTGCGGCTCcgtgtataatattttttgacgAGCTGGACTCATTGGCTCCCAATCGTGGTCGCAGCGGTGATAGTGGAGGAGTCATGGACCGCGTGGTATCCCAGTTACTCGCCGAAATGGATGGCCTCGATTCCTCcagcaatatatttattataggcGCTACGAACAGGCCAGACCTCATCGATCGTGCCCTTCTCAGACCTGGTCGTTTCGACAAATTACTATACGTCGGAATTCATTCCAACCGTGATTCGCAATTAAAAGTACTGGAGGCGTTGACTCGTAAATTCAAATTGCGCGAAAACGGAAAAGAATTATCGAAACTGGTACACGAGTTACCGGATCACACGACTGGTGCTGACCTGTACTCTGTCTGTTCCAACGCGTGGTTGAACGCTGCACGTAGAGTCTTGAGCGAATACGATCAGTCTACTTTCGACAagatcgaatcgaacgattcgGTTACCGTGGATCTGGAAGACTTCTTGAAAGCCGCACGCGAATTAATTCCCTCGGTCAGCGAAGACGAAGCTGAAAGATACAGAAGGATGCAGAcggaattattttcgatatcGTAG